From Paenibacillus polymyxa, the proteins below share one genomic window:
- a CDS encoding RluA family pseudouridine synthase, with translation MNQNELTRQEHAQPNIPVLYEDNHVLAVVKPVNVPTQEDASGDPDLLSLLKEDLKIRHNKPGNVFLGLVHRLDRPVGGAMIFAKTSKAASRLSESVRSRHFHKLYTAVLNGVPEALQGRLTHYLLKDSRTNTVKTVRPGTAGAKEAILEYQVVGQAAGLSLVKIKLLTGRPHQIRVQMQANGCPLYGDQKYGGNLSRPGQQLALWSLLAGAPHPVSKEAMSFHSLPPVQFPWSEWPLSLYDTMIASDN, from the coding sequence ATGAATCAAAATGAACTTACTCGGCAAGAGCATGCACAGCCGAATATTCCCGTCCTATATGAGGACAATCATGTCCTGGCGGTTGTAAAGCCTGTCAATGTTCCGACACAGGAGGATGCCAGCGGCGATCCCGATCTGCTGTCTTTACTCAAGGAAGATCTGAAAATCAGACACAATAAGCCTGGTAACGTCTTTTTGGGTTTAGTGCACAGGCTGGATCGACCTGTAGGTGGAGCCATGATTTTTGCTAAAACGTCCAAAGCGGCTTCTCGTTTGTCAGAATCGGTTCGAAGCCGTCATTTTCACAAGCTGTATACAGCCGTTCTGAATGGCGTTCCTGAGGCCCTCCAAGGCCGTCTAACCCATTACCTGCTTAAGGACAGCCGTACCAACACGGTCAAAACGGTTCGACCCGGCACGGCTGGTGCCAAGGAAGCCATTTTGGAATACCAGGTTGTCGGACAAGCTGCTGGACTCAGTCTTGTGAAAATTAAACTGCTCACCGGACGCCCGCACCAAATTCGTGTACAGATGCAGGCAAACGGCTGTCCCCTCTATGGGGACCAAAAATATGGCGGTAATCTGAGCCGCCCCGGTCAACAACTGGCCCTCTGGTCCTTGCTCGCTGGAGCACCGCATCCGGTCAGCAAGGAAGCAATGAGCTTCCACTCACTGCCTCCTGTCCAATTTCCTTGGAGTGAGTGGCCCTTGTCGCTTTATGATACAATGATTGCTTCGGATAATTGA
- a CDS encoding ABC transporter permease codes for MNNILPLVQNETLKIIKKKRFYVILLVLLVLVPIFTYAQMKVAENNREKFGNDWRLELRQAITDNQNSLGSDRVPEEWKTYRRVFVQQMQYYLENDVNPNEPSGVTFTREFMDNSINLFVPLLIMAIASDLVSGERTTGTIKMLLTRPVRRWKILLSKLLTLYMFVSLIILAVFVISYLISGLFFGFRGFNVPVFTGFQIVGSTVDLSAVHAIPQWHYLMLQAGLIWFVSLVVASLAFMVSVLVRSTAASIVVMMAALISGTILTNMASSWQSAKYLFMVNLGLTDYLSGSPAPIEGMTLPFSLVVLGIWGAAALIVSFAVFTKRDILN; via the coding sequence TTGAATAATATTTTACCGCTCGTACAAAATGAAACCCTGAAAATTATCAAGAAGAAACGATTTTATGTCATTTTACTTGTTTTGCTTGTGCTTGTGCCGATTTTTACGTACGCTCAGATGAAAGTGGCAGAAAACAATCGCGAAAAATTCGGTAACGATTGGCGTCTGGAACTGCGTCAGGCCATTACTGATAACCAAAACTCGCTCGGCAGCGATAGGGTTCCCGAGGAATGGAAGACCTACCGCCGGGTCTTTGTGCAACAGATGCAATATTATCTGGAAAATGACGTGAATCCTAATGAGCCGAGTGGCGTCACTTTTACCAGAGAGTTTATGGATAATTCCATAAATCTGTTCGTTCCGTTGTTGATCATGGCTATTGCTTCGGACCTGGTTTCAGGAGAACGGACAACAGGCACGATAAAAATGTTGCTAACTCGGCCGGTCAGGCGGTGGAAAATACTGCTGAGCAAGCTGCTGACACTGTATATGTTCGTTTCGCTCATCATTTTGGCCGTATTTGTCATAAGTTATCTCATATCAGGCTTGTTTTTTGGTTTTCGTGGTTTTAATGTTCCGGTATTTACCGGCTTTCAAATTGTTGGATCGACGGTGGATTTGTCTGCTGTACATGCCATTCCACAATGGCATTATCTGATGCTGCAAGCCGGATTGATTTGGTTTGTCAGTCTTGTGGTTGCTTCATTAGCCTTTATGGTATCTGTTCTGGTACGTAGTACAGCAGCAAGTATTGTGGTCATGATGGCTGCGCTCATTTCGGGCACTATACTGACCAACATGGCTTCATCATGGCAAAGCGCCAAATATTTATTTATGGTTAACCTCGGATTAACCGATTATTTATCTGGAAGCCCTGCCCCGATTGAGGGAATGACCCTGCCATTTTCTTTAGTTGTACTGGGCATTTGGGGGGCTGCGGCGTTGATTGTTTCATTCGCCGTCTTTACGAAACGGGATATATTGAATTAA
- a CDS encoding DHA2 family efflux MFS transporter permease subunit, translated as MTLPGNVRRAPIVAALLIGAIVAILNQTLISVALPKMMSDLNVDANIAQWLSTGFMLVNGVLIPVTAFLIARFSTRKLFISAMTIFSIGTLLCAIAPSFSILLIGRLIQAAGAGIMMPLMMVVILNIYPIERRGRAMGTLGLAMGFAPAIGPTLSGYIVQHYDWRVLFWIILPISVISIVIGFIFLKNVTEQSKPKLDILSVILSTLGFGGLLYGFSDAGTSGWGSIPVLSTLIVGTIALILFIVRQLKVDEPMLEFRIFKYDVYSLTTIINVIVTMALYAGMILLPIYLQNIRGFTPLQSGMLMLPGAILMGVMSPVTGAIFDRIGARWLSVIGLLIMTVTTWEFTRLTESTTYMTLLINYTVRMFGMSLLMMPIQTAGLNQLPQRLNAHGTAMGNTLRMISGSIGTAILVTVMSTQTSNRLTTMVASEGLSVTDKAGMLAASNQATIYGINSAFIIATLLSVTALVLAFFIKNTNAQNARARQQLVNSEKGKTMASSS; from the coding sequence ATGACACTACCAGGTAATGTCCGCAGAGCACCCATTGTGGCCGCTCTGTTGATTGGCGCAATTGTTGCAATTTTAAACCAGACATTGATAAGTGTAGCTTTACCGAAAATGATGAGTGATCTGAATGTAGATGCCAATATAGCTCAGTGGCTTAGCACAGGCTTTATGCTCGTGAACGGGGTATTGATCCCGGTGACCGCATTCCTGATTGCCCGTTTCTCTACTCGTAAATTGTTTATTAGTGCAATGACTATTTTTTCAATCGGCACGCTGTTATGTGCAATAGCGCCGAGTTTTAGTATATTGCTGATCGGTCGGCTTATTCAGGCTGCGGGTGCAGGGATTATGATGCCATTAATGATGGTCGTTATCTTGAACATCTACCCAATAGAGCGTCGTGGCCGTGCAATGGGAACGCTGGGACTTGCGATGGGGTTTGCTCCAGCCATTGGACCAACCTTATCTGGTTATATAGTCCAGCACTATGACTGGCGAGTATTGTTCTGGATCATCCTGCCGATTTCTGTGATTTCGATTGTGATCGGATTTATTTTTCTGAAAAATGTAACCGAGCAGTCCAAGCCTAAGCTGGACATTCTCAGTGTTATTTTGTCTACACTCGGTTTCGGCGGGCTGTTATACGGCTTTAGTGATGCTGGAACATCGGGTTGGGGGAGTATTCCAGTCCTGTCTACACTCATCGTCGGGACGATTGCGCTTATTTTATTTATTGTCCGACAACTGAAGGTAGATGAGCCTATGCTGGAGTTTCGTATCTTTAAATACGATGTGTACAGCTTGACGACAATCATTAATGTTATTGTGACGATGGCTCTGTACGCCGGTATGATATTGCTTCCAATTTATTTGCAAAATATTCGCGGATTTACACCACTCCAGTCTGGTATGCTAATGTTACCAGGAGCGATTCTGATGGGGGTCATGTCTCCTGTGACGGGGGCTATTTTTGACCGAATTGGAGCGCGCTGGCTGTCTGTAATTGGATTGTTGATTATGACTGTAACGACTTGGGAATTTACACGTTTAACCGAATCAACCACCTATATGACACTGTTAATCAATTATACGGTACGAATGTTCGGGATGTCATTGCTGATGATGCCGATCCAAACGGCCGGACTGAATCAGCTTCCGCAACGATTAAATGCCCATGGTACAGCGATGGGCAATACGCTGCGTATGATTTCGGGCTCGATTGGGACAGCAATTCTAGTGACGGTGATGTCTACTCAAACCAGCAATCGTTTGACCACGATGGTTGCATCCGAAGGACTAAGCGTTACGGACAAAGCGGGAATGCTGGCTGCTAGCAATCAAGCTACGATCTACGGTATTAACTCGGCATTTATCATTGCAACACTATTGAGCGTGACAGCTTTGGTATTGGCGTTTTTTATCAAAAATACGAATGCACAAAACGCTCGTGCCCGTCAACAGCTGGTGAACAGCGAGAAGGGGAAGACCATGGCTTCCTCATCATAA
- a CDS encoding GDSL-type esterase/lipase family protein: MFISPSYQEGTRVNSSKWIWRSVGSVSIAATLLLLYGFIAAVRSITAPEPLVSTQPVQSGSSQTQTAPSATAQTGELRVAAIGDSLAKGTGDDSGSGFVRRSVTLLNDQEGHKAQLINNLGINGLTTQGLLTKLDEPGVSYVLKKANVIIVSIGGNDLFQGAQAAQTGKEPPTLSGLRKALPDAAKRLQKVLTKVGKINPNAKIVYVGLYNPFSDLREMKIPGNLVVTEWNMAAMAITNQNSNMTLVPTFDLFEQNLPVYLSSDHFHPNGQGYQAIAERIAQGFAVTTTKDTDHVNPKQQSTSSQPAEAKKGGNK, translated from the coding sequence ATGTTTATTTCACCAAGCTATCAGGAGGGAACACGAGTGAATTCATCAAAATGGATTTGGCGGTCTGTCGGTTCCGTTTCCATTGCCGCCACACTGCTATTATTGTACGGATTTATTGCAGCAGTACGAAGTATCACGGCTCCAGAGCCATTGGTAAGTACTCAACCTGTACAATCCGGTTCATCGCAGACACAAACTGCACCATCGGCTACTGCTCAGACGGGAGAATTGCGCGTAGCTGCCATTGGCGATTCGCTAGCCAAAGGAACGGGGGATGACTCCGGAAGTGGTTTTGTGCGTCGGTCGGTGACTTTGTTAAATGATCAGGAAGGACATAAAGCTCAGCTCATAAATAATCTAGGGATTAATGGACTGACGACTCAAGGACTATTAACCAAGCTGGATGAGCCTGGTGTGTCTTATGTACTGAAGAAGGCTAATGTGATTATAGTTTCGATTGGCGGAAATGATTTATTTCAGGGCGCACAGGCGGCCCAAACCGGCAAAGAGCCACCTACACTCAGCGGTTTGCGCAAAGCTCTGCCTGATGCAGCCAAACGTCTGCAAAAGGTACTGACAAAGGTAGGGAAAATCAATCCGAATGCTAAAATTGTCTATGTAGGATTATATAATCCATTCAGTGATCTGCGGGAAATGAAAATTCCCGGTAATCTTGTGGTAACTGAATGGAATATGGCTGCCATGGCAATTACCAATCAAAACAGTAATATGACGCTGGTTCCAACTTTCGATTTATTCGAGCAAAATTTGCCCGTCTATTTATCATCCGATCATTTTCATCCCAACGGACAGGGCTATCAGGCAATTGCTGAACGTATCGCACAAGGATTTGCTGTTACCACGACGAAGGATACCGATCATGTAAATCCTAAACAGCAGTCTACAAGTAGCCAACCTGCAGAAGCGAAAAAGGGAGGGAACAAGTAA
- a CDS encoding ABC transporter ATP-binding protein: MSIQSADKTEAGVTQDSTSTDEVSSLHSSNQVGSADRDSSNNEIVLSVQHVKKRIKRKMIIHDVTFDVRAGEIFGFLGPNGAGKTTTIRMLVDLIKPTEGTITVCGHNVNRDPEQALRHVGSIVENPEVYSYLTGWENLEHFARMQPGVDEQRIREVVELVRLDRRIHDKVSTYSLGMRQRLGIAQALLGRPKLLILDEPTNGLDPKGIKEMRAFIRLLASEGMAVFVSSHLLSEIQLLCDRVAIISRGKVLAVGGVRELVETHSHMAVWQLEPRDQGLALLQNSPYVQLITNADELIDDSIVAGSGVDAIFTEMDEEHIAELVAHLTASGISVKGVTKINPTLEQLFLKMTEGEILE; encoded by the coding sequence ATGAGCATCCAATCTGCTGACAAGACCGAGGCTGGCGTGACCCAAGATTCGACATCCACAGATGAAGTGTCCAGCCTTCACTCCTCCAATCAGGTTGGTAGCGCAGACAGAGACAGCAGCAATAATGAAATCGTGCTCTCTGTTCAGCATGTTAAGAAACGTATTAAACGCAAAATGATCATTCATGATGTAACATTCGACGTTCGCGCAGGTGAAATTTTCGGATTTCTCGGCCCCAATGGAGCTGGAAAAACGACGACTATTCGTATGCTGGTCGATTTAATTAAGCCTACTGAAGGGACAATAACCGTATGCGGTCATAATGTAAATCGTGACCCTGAGCAGGCTTTACGGCATGTTGGTTCTATTGTGGAAAATCCAGAGGTGTACAGCTACCTGACAGGATGGGAAAATTTAGAGCATTTTGCCCGGATGCAGCCTGGTGTAGATGAACAGCGCATTCGCGAGGTGGTTGAGTTGGTTCGGCTCGATCGTCGCATCCATGATAAGGTAAGTACATATTCACTGGGGATGCGTCAGCGTCTTGGTATAGCTCAAGCCTTGCTCGGCAGACCGAAGCTACTCATTTTGGATGAGCCGACGAACGGGCTAGACCCCAAGGGAATCAAAGAGATGAGAGCTTTTATCCGTTTGTTAGCGTCCGAAGGCATGGCTGTATTTGTTTCCAGCCATTTGCTTAGCGAGATCCAGCTGTTATGTGATCGTGTGGCAATTATAAGTCGGGGCAAGGTGCTAGCTGTTGGTGGGGTACGGGAACTGGTTGAGACTCACTCGCACATGGCTGTCTGGCAGCTGGAGCCCCGCGATCAGGGCCTTGCCCTATTGCAAAATTCTCCGTATGTGCAACTCATTACGAACGCCGATGAATTAATTGATGACAGCATTGTTGCAGGTAGCGGAGTCGATGCTATTTTTACAGAAATGGACGAAGAGCATATTGCGGAGTTGGTCGCACACTTGACAGCTTCCGGTATTTCCGTTAAAGGTGTAACCAAAATCAATCCTACACTGGAGCAACTATTCCTGAAAATGACGGAAGGTGAGATACTTGAATAA
- a CDS encoding MarR family winged helix-turn-helix transcriptional regulator, with the protein MSDREEDRLEVYRIIQSVREVNKTIFYAFWNEEQHLDLTAIQHMALAILNKRPNIGLSELAEIAHVGSSSMSGVVDRLNKAGYIARGRHEHDRRSLVLTLTTEGKDIMQKVDAMWMERVLPILDIPKEQLELLLDVHKQMIMKLTPKGMNQLEQSSNDTTR; encoded by the coding sequence GTGAGCGACAGAGAGGAAGACAGACTAGAGGTGTATCGGATTATTCAATCGGTAAGGGAGGTTAACAAGACGATATTTTATGCTTTCTGGAACGAGGAGCAGCATTTGGATCTAACGGCCATTCAGCACATGGCTTTGGCCATTCTGAATAAACGCCCCAATATTGGGTTATCCGAGCTGGCAGAGATAGCTCATGTGGGAAGCAGCTCTATGAGCGGGGTGGTTGATCGTTTGAACAAGGCGGGATATATCGCTCGCGGACGGCATGAGCATGATCGCAGATCTTTAGTACTGACGCTTACGACAGAAGGAAAAGATATAATGCAAAAGGTAGACGCCATGTGGATGGAGCGCGTCTTGCCAATTCTGGATATCCCGAAGGAGCAGCTAGAGTTGCTCTTGGATGTTCATAAACAAATGATCATGAAATTAACACCGAAGGGAATGAATCAACTTGAGCAGTCCTCAAATGACACTACCAGGTAA
- the gyrA gene encoding DNA gyrase subunit A, producing the protein MSLSEQFLPAYLEEMVGDRFGRYSKYIIQDRAIPDVRDGLKPVQRRILYAMYDSGNTPEKAYRKSAKTVGDVMGNYHPHGDSSIYDGMVRMAQPWKMSHVLVDGHGNWGSQDDDPAAAMRYTEARLSPIAMEMLRDIEKRTVLFKDNFDNSAKEPVVLPSRYPNLLVNGSSGISAGFATEIPTHSLREVIDATIAVMEKPQIELEEIMTFIKGPDFPTGGLIMGGEGIKDAYRTGKGRIYIRSKTEIQSLRGGKQQLVITEIPYQVVKSRLVTAMENIRLEKKVEGIAEVRDESGRNGLRIVVELKKEADAEGILAYLLKKTDLQVAYNFNMVAIVNKAPHQLGLKSILEAYIAHQREVVTNRIKFELEKAEDRAHVLEGLVKALNILDEVIAAIKASKNRQDAQNNLQWMFGFSERQADSILTLQLYRLTNLEITTLEKELADIQKKITQYRSILESDRKLISLIRKELLEIREKYGIDRRSEIQGEVEEIKVNLEVMVAAEDVLLTLSKDGYVKRTSMLSFTRSGGDRSNSGVKEGDYITQFLDVNTLDVLLVFTQRGQYFLLPVHQIPEYKWKEPGTPIVNVISLSKEDRIVSVIPIKNIEEIGKSLVFVTKKGQVKRTELTEYATKRSSAVAACKVAGDDEILSVTLSDNSKDIMLITRAGMSIRFKEQEVNAMGRVSAGVKGIQLAEGDEIVAALWVEEDEGEVLVLTESGYGKRTLLLDYPSQGRGGKGISTFEFKEGKRVRSNGTRIVAAFYCREAVQLFVITSEGQTMSFLSEKAPLTDRKDTGKLLAPVEKKDEIVNVLPRSEPQSSQTVE; encoded by the coding sequence ATGAGCTTATCGGAGCAATTTTTGCCAGCTTATCTGGAGGAAATGGTCGGTGACCGCTTTGGCCGATATTCCAAATATATAATTCAGGATCGGGCGATCCCTGATGTACGGGATGGATTAAAGCCCGTACAACGCCGGATTCTGTACGCGATGTACGATTCGGGTAATACCCCGGAAAAAGCGTATCGCAAATCCGCCAAAACCGTTGGGGACGTTATGGGTAATTACCATCCTCACGGTGATTCATCTATTTACGATGGGATGGTACGGATGGCGCAGCCTTGGAAAATGAGCCACGTACTGGTGGATGGCCACGGCAACTGGGGTTCTCAGGACGACGATCCTGCGGCAGCTATGCGTTACACGGAGGCACGTTTGTCTCCGATTGCAATGGAAATGCTACGTGATATCGAAAAACGTACGGTTTTGTTCAAGGATAACTTTGATAACTCGGCAAAGGAACCCGTCGTGCTGCCCTCCCGTTATCCTAATCTGTTGGTAAACGGATCTAGCGGGATTTCAGCGGGGTTTGCAACGGAAATTCCAACTCATAGCTTGCGTGAGGTGATTGACGCCACCATCGCAGTGATGGAAAAGCCGCAGATCGAACTGGAAGAGATTATGACCTTTATAAAAGGCCCAGATTTTCCGACTGGCGGACTCATTATGGGTGGCGAAGGCATCAAGGATGCATACAGAACAGGCAAAGGACGCATTTATATCCGTTCCAAAACGGAAATTCAGTCTTTGCGTGGAGGCAAGCAGCAACTGGTTATTACAGAGATTCCATACCAGGTTGTTAAATCCAGGCTCGTAACCGCTATGGAGAACATCCGTCTGGAGAAAAAGGTAGAAGGGATTGCCGAAGTTCGTGACGAGAGTGGACGAAATGGCCTGCGTATTGTTGTCGAGCTGAAGAAGGAAGCGGATGCGGAAGGTATTTTGGCATATCTGCTGAAAAAAACCGATCTCCAGGTGGCTTATAACTTCAATATGGTAGCCATCGTAAACAAAGCGCCGCACCAGCTTGGACTAAAATCCATTTTAGAAGCGTATATTGCTCACCAGCGTGAAGTTGTCACAAATCGCATTAAGTTTGAGCTGGAAAAGGCGGAGGACCGCGCACATGTACTGGAAGGTTTGGTCAAGGCGCTGAACATTCTGGATGAAGTCATCGCGGCTATTAAAGCTTCCAAAAATCGTCAGGATGCACAAAATAATTTGCAATGGATGTTTGGCTTTAGTGAACGGCAGGCGGATTCCATTTTGACTCTGCAATTGTACCGTCTTACGAATCTTGAAATTACCACCCTCGAAAAAGAACTTGCTGACATTCAGAAGAAAATTACTCAATACCGTTCTATTCTGGAAAGTGACCGCAAGCTGATCAGTCTGATCCGCAAAGAGTTGCTGGAAATTCGTGAAAAGTACGGCATTGACCGTCGTTCGGAAATACAGGGTGAAGTAGAAGAGATTAAGGTAAATCTGGAGGTCATGGTTGCGGCAGAGGATGTATTGCTAACTCTCTCGAAAGATGGCTATGTGAAACGTACGAGTATGCTGTCGTTCACTCGTTCTGGCGGGGATCGTTCAAATTCCGGAGTTAAAGAAGGGGACTACATTACTCAGTTCCTTGACGTGAATACACTCGATGTGCTGCTCGTCTTCACCCAGCGTGGACAATACTTTTTGCTGCCTGTGCATCAGATACCGGAGTATAAGTGGAAAGAGCCGGGCACTCCAATCGTCAATGTCATTTCGCTATCGAAGGAAGATCGAATCGTAAGTGTTATTCCGATCAAAAATATAGAGGAAATCGGCAAAAGCCTGGTGTTTGTAACAAAGAAAGGGCAAGTCAAACGAACGGAACTTACAGAATATGCCACAAAGCGTTCCAGTGCTGTAGCAGCCTGCAAGGTGGCTGGCGACGATGAGATATTATCAGTAACATTAAGCGACAATAGCAAAGATATTATGTTGATTACCCGTGCGGGGATGAGCATACGCTTCAAGGAGCAAGAGGTTAATGCCATGGGCCGCGTTTCAGCGGGGGTCAAAGGTATACAACTGGCGGAAGGCGATGAAATTGTCGCAGCACTATGGGTAGAAGAAGACGAAGGAGAGGTGCTGGTACTAACCGAATCCGGTTATGGTAAGCGTACGCTTCTGCTGGATTATCCTTCTCAGGGAAGAGGCGGTAAAGGAATCAGCACCTTCGAATTCAAGGAAGGCAAGCGGGTGCGTTCGAACGGAACTCGAATTGTGGCTGCCTTCTACTGTCGTGAAGCTGTTCAATTATTTGTCATCACATCAGAAGGACAGACGATGTCCTTCCTTTCGGAAAAAGCTCCTTTAACCGATCGCAAGGATACAGGCAAACTGCTGGCTCCGGTGGAGAAGAAGGACGAAATTGTAAATGTGCTGCCGCGTAGTGAGCCTCAGAGTTCGCAGACAGTAGAATAA
- a CDS encoding MarR family winged helix-turn-helix transcriptional regulator, whose protein sequence is MQTTEFAKIWSRMAKDYKVHMEQQLAPSLTEAQLTVLEVLNEYGRMKPSQLIPYLATTPAAVTMLLDRMERNRLVTRFRDVKDRRIVWIVISDQGREEVERGLQIRDDFLGSALNRISQHNQNLLVYLLGKITTKTKAAVSASEDEGIKEQIERAE, encoded by the coding sequence ATGCAAACGACCGAATTTGCAAAAATCTGGTCCAGAATGGCTAAGGATTACAAGGTTCATATGGAGCAGCAACTAGCTCCATCACTAACGGAGGCTCAACTCACGGTGCTGGAGGTTCTGAACGAATACGGACGCATGAAGCCGTCTCAACTAATCCCATATCTCGCCACCACACCGGCGGCAGTTACGATGCTATTGGACCGGATGGAGCGGAATCGACTGGTCACCCGGTTCAGAGACGTAAAGGACCGTAGAATTGTATGGATTGTTATTTCAGATCAAGGCAGAGAAGAAGTGGAGCGCGGATTGCAAATTCGCGACGATTTTCTGGGTTCTGCGCTTAACCGAATATCTCAGCACAATCAGAATTTGCTGGTTTATTTGTTGGGGAAAATTACAACGAAGACGAAAGCGGCTGTATCAGCCAGTGAAGATGAGGGAATAAAGGAACAAATAGAGCGAGCAGAATAG
- the parE gene encoding DNA topoisomerase IV subunit B, giving the protein MVDKIDLSAGASSTQNGASEYGADDIQVLEGLVAVRKRPGMYIGSTSSSGLHHLVWEIVDNAVDEHLAKFCSRIDITMHKDGSVTVSDNGRGIPTGMHKMGIPTPQVVFTILHAGGKFGGSGYKKSGGLHGVGASVTNALSEWLEVEIYRDGKIHRQRFEYWQDKKGVEHVGEPTTGLEVLGNTNKTGSKITFKPDIRVFQSGIHFNYDTLAERLQEIAFLNSGLRIQLKDERSGKSDEYFYEGGASQFVSFLNEGKDVLHDVIHFNAEKEDIEVEIAIQYNAGYTETIASFVNSIPTRGGGTHETGFKTAYTRIMNDYARKTAMLKEKDKNLEGNDLREGMMAVISVKMAEVEFVGQTKDQLGSASARSTVDAIVSEQMQRFLEENPQIAQTLIRKAVQASKAREAARKARDEMRSGKKRSESSNLNGKLSPAQSKDFTRNELFIVEGDSAGGSAKQGRDSKIQAILPLKGKPMNPEKSKLADIMKNDEYRAITAAIGAGVGTEFTLEDSNYSKIIIMTDADTDGAHIQVLLLTFFYRYMKELIDAGRIFIAQPPLYKITRKSGKLETVRYAWTDEQLDNYLKEFGRNFELQRYKGLGEMNPDQLWETTMNPESRTLLRVQIEDAAKAERRVSTLMGDKVDPRKRWIVENVDFTEYVE; this is encoded by the coding sequence ATGGTCGACAAAATCGACTTGTCTGCGGGAGCTTCCAGTACACAGAACGGAGCTTCAGAATATGGCGCGGACGACATTCAAGTGCTCGAAGGGCTTGTGGCAGTTCGCAAACGGCCGGGCATGTACATCGGGAGCACCAGTTCTTCGGGACTGCATCATTTGGTATGGGAAATTGTAGACAACGCGGTGGATGAACATCTTGCCAAGTTTTGCTCTCGCATTGATATCACAATGCATAAGGACGGTTCTGTAACAGTATCAGACAACGGGCGCGGTATTCCTACGGGAATGCACAAAATGGGAATCCCTACGCCTCAAGTTGTATTCACCATTTTGCACGCCGGAGGTAAGTTTGGCGGTTCGGGATATAAAAAGTCCGGGGGTCTGCATGGGGTAGGTGCGTCTGTAACGAACGCTCTTTCGGAATGGCTTGAAGTGGAAATCTACCGGGACGGCAAGATTCACCGTCAGCGGTTTGAATATTGGCAGGACAAGAAGGGCGTGGAGCATGTCGGTGAACCGACCACAGGCCTTGAAGTGCTGGGCAATACTAACAAGACGGGTTCGAAAATTACATTTAAACCGGATATTCGCGTTTTTCAGTCAGGAATTCATTTTAACTATGATACGCTGGCTGAGCGTCTTCAGGAAATTGCTTTTCTGAATTCCGGCCTTCGTATTCAGCTTAAAGACGAACGCAGCGGAAAGTCAGATGAATATTTTTATGAGGGTGGAGCAAGTCAGTTTGTTTCTTTTTTGAATGAGGGCAAGGATGTACTGCATGATGTCATTCATTTTAATGCCGAGAAAGAAGACATTGAAGTGGAGATTGCCATCCAATACAATGCCGGCTACACAGAGACGATTGCTTCGTTCGTTAACTCCATTCCGACACGTGGCGGGGGTACGCATGAAACAGGCTTCAAAACCGCTTACACTCGTATCATGAACGACTATGCACGCAAAACAGCGATGTTGAAGGAAAAGGATAAAAACCTGGAGGGCAACGATCTACGTGAAGGTATGATGGCTGTAATCAGTGTCAAGATGGCCGAGGTTGAATTTGTCGGTCAGACAAAAGATCAGCTGGGTAGTGCTTCGGCGCGGAGTACAGTGGATGCTATCGTGTCTGAACAAATGCAGCGCTTTTTGGAGGAAAATCCACAGATAGCGCAAACCTTGATCAGAAAGGCAGTTCAAGCATCCAAAGCGCGTGAAGCTGCACGTAAGGCTCGGGACGAAATGCGTTCTGGCAAGAAACGTAGTGAAAGTTCTAATTTGAATGGCAAACTGTCGCCTGCGCAGTCTAAGGATTTTACACGTAATGAGTTATTTATCGTGGAAGGCGATTCGGCTGGAGGATCGGCCAAACAGGGACGGGATTCCAAAATTCAGGCGATTTTGCCACTAAAGGGCAAGCCGATGAATCCGGAAAAATCAAAGTTGGCGGATATTATGAAAAATGATGAGTACCGTGCTATTACGGCAGCGATTGGCGCGGGGGTAGGAACAGAGTTCACGCTGGAAGACAGCAATTATTCCAAAATCATCATTATGACCGATGCAGATACGGATGGCGCGCACATTCAAGTACTGTTGTTGACGTTCTTTTATCGGTATATGAAAGAACTCATTGATGCAGGACGCATATTTATTGCTCAGCCGCCATTGTATAAAATAACCCGCAAGTCGGGTAAGCTCGAAACAGTTCGTTATGCCTGGACTGACGAGCAGCTTGATAATTACTTAAAAGAGTTTGGACGGAATTTCGAGCTTCAACGTTATAAAGGACTCGGGGAGATGAACCCTGATCAGTTATGGGAAACGACAATGAATCCCGAGTCACGCACCCTGTTGCGCGTTCAGATTGAGGATGCTGCCAAAGCTGAACGCCGTGTGTCCACATTGATGGGTGATAAGGTGGATCCGCGTAAGCGCTGGATCGTGGAAAACGTGGATTTCACGGAATACGTAGAGTAG